The nucleotide sequence TCCTCCTGCCAGCAGTGCAAACGCACCCTGCTCCAGGCCGCCCGGAAGACGCGAACCCGCATCCGGGTGCTGGATGTATGCGAGCTGGTGTGGCAGGTCATGGAAAAATAACGAGGAGGACACGGATATGTCCAGCGAAGAGCCTAGAATCGGCGTTTACGTCTGTCACTGCGGGCTGAACATTGCGGCCACGGTGAACGTGGACGAAGTGGTGCGGTATGCCAGCAGTCTGCCCAACGTCGTGGTGGCCCGTTCGCATCGCTATACCTGCTCCGAGGCCGGCCAGGAGATGATCCGCCAGGACATCCGTCAGCTTGGGCTGAACCGCGTGGTGGTCGCCTCGTGCAGTCCGCGCATGCATGAGGCCACGTTCCAGAACGTCCTGGCATCCGCCGGCCTGAACCCGTATTTCTTCCAGATGGCCAATATCCGCGAGCATGTCTCGTGGGTCGTGAAGGACCCGGTGCAGGCCACCGAGAAAGCCAAGCGCCTGGTGCGCGCCGCCGTCTCCCGGGTGAGTTATCACGAACCGCTGTCCCCGCGTCGGGAGGATGTCACCAAGGCGGCCCTGGTGGTCGGCGCCGGCATCGCCGGCATCCAGGCGGCCCTCACCATTGCCGAGGCCGGCTATCCCGTCTACCTGGTGGAGAAACAGCCGTCCATCGGCGGGCATAT is from Anaerolineae bacterium and encodes:
- a CDS encoding CoB--CoM heterodisulfide reductase iron-sulfur subunit A family protein — protein: MSSEEPRIGVYVCHCGLNIAATVNVDEVVRYASSLPNVVVARSHRYTCSEAGQEMIRQDIRQLGLNRVVVASCSPRMHEATFQNVLASAGLNPYFFQMANIREHVSWVVKDPVQATEKAKRLVRAAVSRVSYHEPLSPRREDVTKAALVVGAGIAGIQAALTIAEAGYPVYLVEKQPSIGGHMAQLDKTFPTLDCST